A portion of the Fusobacterium nucleatum genome contains these proteins:
- a CDS encoding threonine aldolase family protein produces the protein MINFKNDYSEGACSEVLEALIKTNYEQTVGYGEDEYCEKAKNLIKENINYPNANIYFLVGGTQANTTVISHSLRPYEAVIACKTGHISIHETGAIEATGHKIIEVDGIDGKLTPDLILNELRKHEDHHMVKPKMVYISNTTEIGTVYTKKELENISKVCKDNNLYLYLDGARLASALTSEKCDINLEDYPRYCDVFYIGGTKCGLLFGEAVVIINDEIKKEFNFSVKQKGGLFAKGRLLGIQFATLFKDDLYYRIGVHSNKMALKIKNAFIEKGIKLATDSYTNQVFVDLSQEQIKKLEKDVIFSVEFFGIGESQSSRFVTSWATKEEDIDKLVELIKSL, from the coding sequence ATGATAAATTTTAAAAATGATTATAGTGAAGGAGCTTGTTCAGAAGTACTGGAAGCATTGATAAAAACTAATTATGAGCAAACAGTAGGTTATGGAGAAGATGAATACTGTGAAAAGGCTAAAAATTTAATTAAAGAAAATATTAATTATCCTAATGCAAATATTTATTTTTTAGTTGGTGGGACACAAGCAAATACAACTGTTATTTCTCACTCTCTAAGACCTTATGAAGCTGTTATTGCTTGTAAGACAGGACATATCTCTATACATGAAACAGGAGCTATTGAAGCTACTGGACATAAAATAATTGAAGTAGATGGAATTGATGGGAAATTAACTCCTGATTTAATTTTAAATGAATTAAGAAAACATGAAGATCATCACATGGTAAAACCTAAAATGGTTTATATTTCAAATACTACTGAAATAGGAACTGTTTATACTAAAAAAGAATTAGAAAATATTAGTAAAGTTTGTAAAGATAATAATTTATATTTATATTTAGATGGTGCAAGACTTGCATCTGCACTTACCTCTGAAAAATGTGATATAAATTTAGAAGATTATCCAAGATATTGTGATGTTTTCTATATTGGTGGAACAAAATGTGGCTTATTATTTGGTGAAGCAGTTGTGATTATAAATGATGAGATAAAGAAAGAATTTAACTTTTCTGTTAAACAAAAAGGTGGATTATTTGCAAAAGGAAGATTATTAGGAATACAGTTTGCAACTTTATTTAAAGATGATTTATATTATAGAATAGGTGTTCATTCAAATAAAATGGCATTAAAAATAAAAAATGCTTTTATAGAAAAAGGTATTAAGTTAGCTACTGATTCTTATACTAACCAAGTTTTTGTAGATTTAAGTCAAGAACAAATAAAAAAATTAGAAAAAGATGTTATATTTTCAGTAGAATTTTTTGGAATAGGAGAAAGTCAATCATCAAGATTTGTAACTTCTTGGGCAACAAAAGAAGAAGATATTGATAAACTTGTAGAACTGATTAAATCTCTTTAA
- a CDS encoding DUF4299 domain-containing protein: MSVSFYIKNKKKFFSYQKVMKVREVIDLFKEYKLSFYNIDFHVNDPDGEKFYNTSIESWQENHNSILFGVEGKSARGFEFSYNSRKNSYVIREYTPASENDWIVALEFMKVLAEKLNSKIVSEQGDTFTFETINTFDYKSDIETGIKVISDILNKENEKAFNVDNIYGIKRVVSFNKEIIERIVNSSDEIKEFSNFCEDIQYINAYSAKQSFVEDRATKEKWGYYVLTENLRTVLPYKPSVEFFSMDYIKNEEVAFWKIFFCAYKVDENGEEGIDKIGESIYDDFIKKLSTDKYKFIDASYIVVEPLNRDEILEILK; encoded by the coding sequence ATGAGTGTAAGTTTTTATATAAAAAATAAGAAAAAATTTTTTAGTTATCAAAAAGTTATGAAAGTTAGGGAGGTAATAGACTTATTTAAAGAATACAAACTATCTTTTTATAATATTGATTTTCATGTCAATGACCCTGATGGAGAAAAATTTTATAACACTTCAATAGAAAGTTGGCAGGAAAATCATAATTCTATCTTATTTGGGGTTGAAGGTAAAAGTGCCAGAGGATTTGAATTTTCATATAATAGTAGAAAAAATTCTTATGTAATAAGGGAATATACACCTGCTTCTGAAAATGATTGGATTGTAGCATTAGAATTTATGAAAGTATTAGCAGAAAAATTAAATTCTAAAATTGTATCTGAACAAGGTGATACTTTTACTTTTGAAACCATAAATACTTTTGATTATAAAAGTGATATAGAAACTGGGATTAAAGTAATTTCAGATATATTAAATAAAGAAAATGAAAAAGCTTTTAATGTAGATAATATATATGGAATAAAAAGAGTTGTTTCTTTTAATAAAGAAATAATTGAAAGGATAGTAAATTCATCTGATGAAATAAAAGAGTTTTCAAATTTTTGTGAAGATATACAATATATTAATGCTTATTCTGCAAAACAATCCTTTGTTGAGGATAGGGCAACAAAAGAAAAGTGGGGCTACTATGTATTAACAGAAAATCTTAGAACAGTTCTTCCATATAAACCAAGTGTAGAATTTTTTTCAATGGACTATATAAAAAATGAAGAAGTAGCTTTTTGGAAAATATTTTTTTGTGCTTATAAGGTTGATGAAAATGGAGAAGAAGGTATTGATAAAATTGGAGAATCTATATATGATGATTTTATAAAGAAATTGTCTACTGATAAATATAAGTTTATAGATGCTTCATATATAGTAGTTGAGCCTTTAAATAGAGATGAGATACTTGAAATATTAAAATAA